The nucleotide sequence AAGACGGTCGACCCCGACACCTCGCTCTCGTCCGTCGGCCGCCGGATGGTCGAGGAGGAGGTCAGCCACCTCCCGGTGACCGACGCCGACGGCAACGGGGTGGGGATCCTGACGACGACGGACGTGACCGAGGCGCTGTCGGCGGCCGAGTTGCCCGCCGGATCGACGTAGCGTCGCCGCACGAAGAGTTACGGCCCGGCAGGGCCGTTCGTTCCTATGGCCATCGACCTCGAACGGCTCGTCCGGTACCCCGCGAACTCCGAGGAGTGGGCCACCATCCTCCTCGTCGGGGGCGTGCTGACGGCGCTGTCGGTGTTGATCGTCCCGGCCGTGCTCCTGCTCGGTTACCTCCTCCGGGTCCTCCGTGCGGGCATGGCCGAAGCGGCGGAACCCCCCGGGTTCGAGGACCCACGAACGCTCCTCTACGAGGGGACGGTGGCCTCGATCATCGTCCTCGTCTACCAGTTCGTCCCCCTGTTCGTCGCGACGCTGACGGTCGGGGGGACGGTCCTGGCGGTCCTGACCGGCGTCGAAGTCGGTGTGGTCCCGGGGCTGGTCGGTCTCCTCGGGGGGCTGGCGCTCGCCGCGATACTCGCCGTGGTCCTCGGCTACGTCACCCTGATCGGCCTCGCCAACTACGCCCACGAGGGTGACCTCCGGGCGGGGTTCGACCTCGGCGTGTGCCGCGCCGTGGCGTTCGACGGCGCCTACGCCGTCCCGTGGCTGTACGGCGTTCTCCTTCTCGTCGCCGGAAACGTCGTGGCGGGAGTCCTTGGGTTCGTCCCCGTCGTCGGCGTGCTGGCCGTCTTCTACGCACAGGTGGCGGCGGCCTGGGCCTGGGGCAAGGGGTTCGCCGACGCGACGGGTCTCGACGACGCGCCGGAGCCACAGGGGACGGCCACGGGGTGAGCGCCGACCGAGGACCACAACCCT is from Haloplanus salinarum and encodes:
- a CDS encoding DUF4013 domain-containing protein; the protein is MAIDLERLVRYPANSEEWATILLVGGVLTALSVLIVPAVLLLGYLLRVLRAGMAEAAEPPGFEDPRTLLYEGTVASIIVLVYQFVPLFVATLTVGGTVLAVLTGVEVGVVPGLVGLLGGLALAAILAVVLGYVTLIGLANYAHEGDLRAGFDLGVCRAVAFDGAYAVPWLYGVLLLVAGNVVAGVLGFVPVVGVLAVFYAQVAAAWAWGKGFADATGLDDAPEPQGTATG